A genomic segment from Halorubrum depositum encodes:
- a CDS encoding ribbon-helix-helix domain-containing protein: MSADANAGDDRMEKINVRVPKSLLDRIDEEWERRGYASKSEAIRDALRDWVDPSVTLSEETLSDLSESREQAKRDETVSAEEARERLGLDD; encoded by the coding sequence ATGAGCGCCGACGCGAACGCCGGCGACGATCGGATGGAGAAGATCAACGTGCGCGTTCCGAAGTCCCTCCTAGACCGGATCGACGAGGAGTGGGAGCGGCGAGGGTACGCGAGCAAGTCCGAGGCGATCCGCGACGCCCTACGTGACTGGGTTGACCCGTCGGTGACGCTGTCCGAGGAGACGCTGTCAGACCTGTCGGAAAGCCGGGAGCAGGCGAAACGCGACGAGACGGTGTCGGCCGAGGAGGCCCGCGAGCGACTGGGTCTGGATGACTGA
- a CDS encoding M24 family metallopeptidase, translating to MNRTRLEETLSAVDTDGYLLDASQEDANQLYLSGFTGPDPFLTLYADGEVHVLVSGLEYGRAKAEAAADTVERHADYDYEYGGREERYDMYADFVRDKGVESVSMPPRGPVGTADAMRERGVDVAVDGDDLLREVRAVKTDEEVEAIRDAQRANEAAMRAAEELLASADVAGEGDGADGDAEPGTLLLADGEPLTSERVAEEIEVTLLRHGCALDETIVAGGAQAADPHDRGSGPLRANEAIIIDIFPRSKATKYNADMTRTFCVGEPPAALREWYDLTERALAAALDAVEPGATGEDVHAAACEVYEEAGEPTFRTDPETETGFIHSTGHGIGLDVHESPRLASGGGELEPGHVVTVEPGLYDPDVGGVRIEDLVVVTEDGYENLTEYPIAFEV from the coding sequence ATGAACCGGACACGCCTCGAAGAGACGCTCTCCGCGGTCGACACGGACGGATACCTGCTCGACGCGTCACAGGAGGACGCGAACCAGCTGTACCTCTCCGGGTTCACCGGCCCGGACCCGTTCCTGACGCTGTACGCCGACGGCGAGGTCCACGTGCTCGTCTCCGGGCTGGAGTACGGGCGAGCGAAGGCGGAGGCCGCCGCCGACACCGTCGAGCGGCACGCCGACTACGACTACGAGTACGGCGGCCGCGAGGAGCGGTACGACATGTACGCCGACTTCGTCCGCGACAAGGGCGTCGAGTCGGTGTCGATGCCGCCCCGCGGCCCGGTGGGCACCGCCGACGCGATGCGCGAGCGCGGGGTCGACGTCGCGGTCGACGGCGACGACCTCCTCCGCGAGGTCCGCGCGGTGAAGACCGACGAGGAGGTCGAGGCGATCCGCGACGCGCAGCGGGCGAACGAGGCCGCGATGCGCGCCGCCGAGGAGCTGCTCGCGAGCGCGGACGTGGCGGGAGAGGGGGACGGCGCCGACGGCGACGCCGAGCCCGGGACGCTCCTGCTCGCGGACGGCGAGCCGCTCACCAGCGAGCGCGTCGCCGAGGAGATCGAGGTGACCCTGCTCCGCCACGGCTGCGCGCTCGACGAGACGATCGTGGCCGGCGGCGCGCAGGCGGCCGACCCCCACGACCGCGGCTCCGGCCCGCTCCGGGCGAACGAGGCGATCATTATCGATATTTTCCCCCGGTCGAAGGCGACGAAGTACAACGCCGACATGACCCGGACGTTCTGCGTCGGCGAGCCGCCGGCCGCCCTCCGCGAGTGGTACGACCTCACCGAACGCGCGCTGGCGGCCGCGCTCGACGCGGTCGAGCCGGGCGCGACCGGCGAGGACGTCCACGCCGCGGCCTGCGAGGTGTACGAGGAGGCCGGCGAGCCGACGTTCCGCACCGACCCCGAGACGGAGACGGGGTTCATCCACTCGACCGGCCACGGGATCGGGCTCGACGTCCACGAGTCCCCGCGCCTCGCGAGCGGCGGCGGCGAGCTGGAGCCCGGCCACGTGGTCACCGTCGAGCCGGGGCTGTACGACCCCGACGTCGGCGGCGTCCGGATCGAGGACCTCGTGGTGGTCACCGAGGACGGGTACGAGAACCTCACCGAGTACCCGATCGCGTTCGAGGTCTGA
- a CDS encoding aldo/keto reductase has protein sequence MASNTTSGSDTFDIGGELTVNRLGFGAMRITGEDIIGRPDDEDAAKDVLRHAVDLGVDFVDTADSYGPGVSERLIGEALGDPDDVVVASKAGLLRNREGDWLPHGDPDFLKNQVLCSLDRLGTDTIDLYQYHRPDPNTDFEASVHAFAEMKDAGQISHVGLSNVTVEQLETSTEIVDVATVQNRYNVGHRDDEDVLRACEDHGVGFIPWGPMYTVDEAGVAEVLGEVADRRDATRRQVALAWLLEHSDVTLPIPGTSSVEHLESNVAAAELSLTDEDMAALNGIDLQE, from the coding sequence ATGGCTTCGAACACCACCAGCGGGAGCGACACGTTCGACATCGGCGGCGAACTGACCGTCAACCGCCTCGGCTTCGGCGCGATGCGGATCACGGGCGAGGACATCATCGGCCGCCCCGACGACGAGGACGCGGCGAAGGACGTGCTCCGGCACGCTGTCGACCTCGGCGTCGACTTCGTCGACACCGCCGACTCCTACGGGCCGGGCGTCTCGGAGCGGCTCATCGGCGAGGCGCTCGGCGACCCCGACGATGTCGTCGTCGCCTCGAAGGCGGGGCTGCTCCGCAACCGCGAGGGCGACTGGCTCCCCCACGGCGACCCCGACTTCCTGAAGAACCAGGTGCTGTGTAGCCTCGACCGGCTCGGGACCGACACGATCGACCTCTACCAGTACCATCGTCCCGACCCTAACACCGACTTCGAGGCGTCCGTCCACGCGTTCGCGGAGATGAAGGACGCCGGCCAGATATCGCACGTCGGCCTCTCGAACGTCACCGTCGAGCAGCTGGAGACCTCGACGGAGATCGTCGACGTCGCCACCGTCCAGAACCGGTACAACGTCGGCCACCGCGACGACGAGGACGTGCTCCGCGCCTGCGAGGACCACGGCGTCGGGTTCATCCCGTGGGGGCCGATGTACACGGTCGACGAGGCGGGCGTCGCGGAGGTGCTCGGCGAGGTGGCCGACCGGCGCGACGCCACCCGCCGACAGGTCGCGCTCGCGTGGCTGCTGGAACACTCCGACGTGACGCTCCCGATCCCGGGCACGTCGAGCGTCGAGCACCTGGAGTCGAACGTCGCTGCCGCGGAGCTGTCGCTCACCGACGAGGACATGGCCGCGCTGAACGGGATCGACCTGCAGGAGTAA
- a CDS encoding DUF7527 domain-containing protein — MDAERRSEITGWDAREFSGGFAELGRLVDRGFSGAVTDGTAWLFVFEGRVVGVADGDLDDFAEASGTLYEAPEGVLPVLFAMQERGGEPRAQYYTNDTPLSEADRKLSQGGFTGYVELSENVLSGDYYVTYTAGESMAAAYVGNSRRLETGEKAFSLADDEVGIYTVYEVDLDVREIPTDGDAGDAASEGAPAGGAAPGAVPADDAAPDATTTEDPSEPNAAALEDEPDRDGVAASEEPADAEADGPDGGPSPPDVAGSGAADESRESRESHDGDRRGPSGDARAEETSTESADEASIDGDDRGGEAASDSEGTGPTDASDDRESPSAAVVSADSDRSEDDPRPSDDVFSEEEQWREQKSIPALDPSEASDPPEGRNGTGAESARGSQQPRGSNGAARREEPERAGRTADEDSPEPRSTGEAGSNRSAVSQRSGNSGASRGDGQRRERLRQLESALEESERERESLAAELEEAAAERDELEGERDELSAEVDRLKSELSTLREERDRLADELAAARDRLPESDRSLSPAEARSGTNLFVRYDSKGGATLEDAHDGAVDREALRENLRIEHHTSFETDGLAVDGRPYEEFLRDTIEYGFTRWLVEDLPFEVSGTGNQSVLRDLYDAIPEIDRAEIGGSVSIAIRENGEETREQRTFDLVLRDRMGNPLFVADLNDSRDPTAEGTLESLVGNGRDIAESNDSFAAAFAVTESFFEPGALETASDAVGGGLFSRSKRASFVKLSRKQGYHLCLVEARDGGFHMTVPDL, encoded by the coding sequence ATGGACGCAGAGCGACGATCGGAGATCACCGGGTGGGACGCCCGCGAGTTCTCGGGCGGGTTCGCCGAGCTCGGGCGCCTCGTCGACCGCGGGTTCTCCGGCGCGGTGACGGACGGCACGGCGTGGCTGTTCGTGTTCGAGGGGCGCGTCGTCGGGGTGGCCGACGGCGACCTGGACGACTTCGCGGAGGCCTCGGGCACCCTGTACGAGGCCCCCGAGGGGGTCCTTCCGGTCCTGTTCGCCATGCAGGAGCGTGGCGGCGAGCCGCGGGCGCAGTACTACACGAACGACACCCCGCTCTCGGAAGCGGACCGCAAGCTCTCGCAGGGCGGGTTCACCGGCTACGTCGAGCTGTCGGAGAACGTGCTCTCGGGCGACTACTACGTCACGTACACGGCGGGCGAGTCGATGGCCGCCGCCTACGTCGGCAACTCCCGGCGGCTGGAGACGGGCGAGAAGGCGTTCTCGCTGGCCGACGACGAGGTCGGCATCTACACCGTCTACGAGGTCGACCTGGACGTCCGCGAGATCCCCACCGACGGCGACGCGGGAGACGCCGCGTCCGAGGGCGCTCCCGCGGGCGGCGCGGCGCCCGGAGCCGTTCCCGCGGACGACGCGGCGCCCGACGCGACGACGACCGAGGACCCGTCGGAGCCGAACGCCGCGGCCCTGGAAGACGAACCGGATCGAGACGGCGTCGCCGCGTCCGAGGAGCCCGCTGACGCCGAAGCGGACGGCCCCGACGGCGGTCCTTCGCCGCCCGATGTCGCCGGAAGCGGGGCGGCGGACGAGAGCCGCGAGAGCCGCGAGAGCCACGACGGCGACCGGCGGGGCCCGAGCGGCGACGCTCGCGCAGAGGAGACGTCGACAGAGAGCGCGGACGAGGCGTCGATCGACGGCGACGACCGCGGGGGCGAGGCGGCGAGCGACTCCGAGGGTACCGGCCCGACGGACGCGTCCGACGACCGCGAGTCCCCCTCCGCGGCCGTCGTCTCGGCCGACTCCGATCGGTCCGAGGACGATCCGCGCCCGAGCGACGACGTGTTCTCCGAGGAGGAGCAGTGGCGCGAACAGAAGTCGATCCCCGCCTTGGACCCGTCGGAGGCCAGCGACCCGCCGGAGGGTCGCAACGGGACCGGAGCAGAGTCCGCTCGCGGCTCCCAGCAGCCCCGCGGATCGAACGGCGCCGCACGCCGGGAGGAACCCGAGCGGGCCGGCCGAACCGCGGACGAGGACTCCCCGGAGCCGCGGTCGACCGGCGAGGCCGGCTCGAACCGGTCCGCCGTGTCGCAGCGCTCGGGGAATTCCGGTGCATCGCGCGGCGACGGACAGCGTCGAGAGCGGCTCCGACAGCTCGAGAGCGCGCTGGAGGAGTCCGAGCGGGAGCGCGAATCGCTGGCGGCGGAGTTGGAGGAGGCCGCCGCGGAGCGGGACGAGTTGGAGGGCGAGCGCGACGAGCTGTCCGCCGAGGTCGACCGCCTGAAGTCGGAGCTCTCGACGCTCCGCGAGGAGCGCGACCGGCTGGCCGACGAGCTCGCCGCGGCGCGCGACCGACTCCCCGAGAGCGACCGGTCGCTCTCGCCCGCGGAGGCGCGGAGCGGGACGAACCTCTTCGTGCGGTACGACTCGAAGGGCGGCGCGACGCTGGAGGACGCCCACGACGGGGCGGTCGACCGCGAGGCGCTCCGCGAGAACCTGCGGATCGAGCACCACACGAGCTTCGAGACGGACGGGCTCGCGGTCGACGGGCGGCCGTACGAGGAGTTCCTGCGAGACACGATCGAGTACGGGTTCACCCGGTGGCTCGTCGAGGACCTCCCGTTCGAGGTGAGCGGGACCGGCAACCAGAGCGTCCTCCGGGACCTGTACGACGCGATCCCCGAGATCGATCGCGCGGAGATCGGCGGGTCGGTGTCGATAGCGATCCGGGAGAACGGCGAGGAGACGCGCGAGCAGCGCACGTTCGACCTCGTGTTGCGCGACCGGATGGGGAACCCCCTGTTCGTCGCCGACCTCAACGACAGTCGCGACCCGACCGCCGAGGGGACGCTGGAGTCGCTCGTGGGCAACGGCCGCGACATCGCCGAGTCGAACGACTCGTTCGCGGCGGCGTTCGCGGTGACGGAGAGCTTCTTCGAGCCGGGCGCGTTAGAGACCGCGAGCGACGCGGTCGGCGGCGGACTGTTCAGCCGGTCGAAGCGCGCCAGCTTCGTGAAGCTCTCGCGCAAGCAGGGGTACCACCTCTGTCTGGTCGAGGCCCGCGACGGCGGCTTCCACATGACCGTCCCCGACCTGTAG
- a CDS encoding transcription initiation factor IIB, translated as MSENVRTYTAEHVDDEEETESSDEELRCPECGGQLATDTEHGETVCVDCGLVVEEDEIDRGPEWRAFDSKEKDSKSRVGAPTTNMMHDKGLSTNIGWQDKDAYGKSLSSRQREKMQRLRTWNERFRTRDSKERNLKQALGEIDRMASALGLPDNVRETASVIYRRALDEDLLPGRSIEGVSTASLYAAARQAGTPRSLDEIAAVSRVEKDEIARTYRYVVRELKLEIQPADPESYVPRFASDLGLSDEAERRARSLLDTAKSQGIHSGKSPVGLAAAAVYAASLLVNEKVTQSEVSDVANISEVTIRNRYHELLEAEDGVALN; from the coding sequence ATGAGCGAAAACGTTCGAACGTACACGGCGGAGCACGTCGACGACGAGGAGGAGACCGAGTCGTCCGACGAGGAACTGCGATGTCCCGAATGCGGCGGCCAGCTCGCGACCGACACGGAGCACGGCGAGACGGTCTGTGTCGACTGCGGGCTCGTCGTCGAGGAGGACGAGATCGACCGCGGGCCGGAGTGGCGCGCGTTCGACTCCAAGGAGAAGGACAGCAAGTCCCGGGTGGGCGCCCCGACGACGAACATGATGCACGACAAGGGGCTCTCGACGAACATCGGCTGGCAGGACAAAGACGCCTACGGGAAGTCCCTCTCCAGCCGCCAGCGCGAGAAGATGCAGCGGCTCCGCACCTGGAACGAGCGGTTCCGCACCCGCGACTCCAAGGAGCGCAATCTCAAGCAGGCGCTCGGCGAGATCGACCGGATGGCCTCGGCGCTCGGCCTCCCGGACAACGTCCGCGAGACCGCCTCCGTCATCTACCGCCGCGCGCTCGACGAGGACCTCCTCCCCGGCCGCTCCATCGAGGGCGTCTCGACCGCCTCGCTGTACGCGGCCGCCCGGCAGGCGGGCACGCCGCGCTCGCTCGACGAGATCGCGGCCGTCTCCCGCGTCGAGAAGGACGAGATCGCCCGGACGTATCGCTACGTCGTCCGCGAGCTCAAGCTGGAGATCCAGCCCGCGGACCCCGAGAGCTACGTCCCGCGGTTCGCCTCCGATCTCGGCCTCTCCGACGAGGCCGAGCGCCGCGCCCGGTCGCTGCTCGACACCGCGAAGTCGCAGGGGATCCACTCCGGCAAGTCGCCGGTCGGCCTCGCCGCCGCGGCGGTGTACGCCGCCTCCCTGCTGGTCAACGAGAAGGTGACGCAGAGCGAGGTCAGCGACGTGGCGAACATCAGCGAGGTCACCATCCGGAACCGCTACCACGAGCTGTTGGAGGCCGAGGACGGCGTCGCGCTGAACTGA
- a CDS encoding adenylosuccinate synthase, producing MTLTIVGSQLGDEGKGALVDRWGGDADVVVRYQGGDNAGHTVVEGGAEYKLSLVPSGAVRGTVGILGNGCVVNPRTLFTEIDDLRERGLDPDVRVARRAHVIMPYHRVLDGIEEEVKADDDAGDEVGTTGRGIGPTYEDKAGRRGIRVADLLDPDALREKLEYAVPQKRALVEDVYGLEIDDDRAEAFDVDALHEEFAAIGERLADEGMTVNCSDYLHRRHEAGDEILFEGAQGTHIDVDHGNYPFVTSSNPTAGAAAVGSGLGVTKVGSGEVVGIVKAYLSRVGEGPMPTELDGDADEEALADDIREKGGEFGTVTGRPRRIGWLDLPMLRHAARVSGFTGLAVNHVDVLAGLDELKVCTGYELDSEAQGASGSRTQSGDGEEIDTVPTTADRWERCEPVYETLDTWDEFDSSAVAAEGYDALPEAAREYLELVADETDTPVYAVGVGPDREETVELTNPFEE from the coding sequence ATGACACTCACCATCGTCGGCTCCCAGCTGGGAGACGAGGGCAAGGGCGCGCTCGTCGACCGGTGGGGAGGGGACGCGGACGTCGTAGTCCGTTATCAGGGCGGCGACAACGCCGGCCACACCGTCGTCGAAGGGGGCGCGGAGTACAAGCTCTCGCTGGTACCGAGCGGGGCCGTCCGGGGCACGGTCGGGATCCTCGGCAACGGCTGCGTCGTCAACCCGCGCACGCTGTTCACCGAGATCGACGACCTGCGCGAGCGAGGGCTCGACCCCGACGTGCGGGTCGCCCGCCGGGCGCACGTGATCATGCCGTATCACCGCGTCCTGGACGGTATCGAGGAGGAAGTCAAGGCCGACGACGACGCCGGCGACGAGGTCGGCACGACCGGTCGCGGCATCGGCCCGACGTACGAGGACAAGGCGGGACGGCGGGGGATCCGGGTCGCCGACCTGCTCGACCCCGACGCGCTCCGCGAGAAGCTCGAGTACGCCGTCCCACAGAAGCGGGCGCTCGTCGAGGACGTGTACGGTCTCGAGATCGACGACGACCGCGCCGAGGCGTTCGACGTCGACGCCCTCCACGAGGAGTTCGCCGCGATCGGCGAGCGCCTCGCCGACGAGGGGATGACCGTCAACTGCTCCGATTACCTCCACCGCCGCCACGAGGCCGGCGACGAGATCCTCTTCGAGGGCGCGCAGGGCACGCACATCGACGTCGACCACGGCAACTACCCGTTCGTCACCTCCTCGAATCCGACCGCAGGCGCCGCCGCGGTGGGGTCGGGGCTCGGCGTCACGAAAGTCGGCTCCGGCGAGGTCGTCGGTATCGTGAAGGCGTACCTCTCGCGCGTCGGCGAGGGGCCGATGCCGACCGAGCTCGACGGCGACGCCGACGAGGAGGCCCTCGCCGACGACATCCGCGAGAAGGGCGGCGAGTTCGGCACGGTGACGGGTCGCCCGCGCCGGATCGGCTGGCTCGACCTCCCGATGCTGCGCCACGCCGCGCGCGTCTCCGGCTTCACGGGGCTCGCGGTCAACCACGTCGACGTGCTCGCCGGGCTCGACGAGCTGAAGGTGTGTACCGGCTACGAACTGGACAGCGAGGCGCAAGGCGCCTCTGGCAGCCGGACGCAGTCCGGCGACGGCGAGGAGATCGACACCGTTCCCACGACGGCCGACCGCTGGGAGCGCTGCGAGCCGGTGTACGAGACGCTCGACACCTGGGACGAGTTCGATTCGTCCGCCGTCGCCGCGGAAGGGTACGACGCGCTGCCCGAGGCCGCGCGCGAGTACCTGGAGCTCGTCGCCGACGAGACCGACACGCCCGTCTACGCGGTCGGCGTCGGTCCCGACCGCGAGGAGACGGTCGAGCTGACGAACCCGTTCGAGGAGTAG
- a CDS encoding MFS transporter translates to MNWRYRHTALALCTLAFTATMVARLVISPLVPQITTRFGVTNATVGLALSGMWLAYALAQFPSGVLGDRYGERAVILTAVGATAVASLLIAVSPSIAVFMLFTVILGAGAGLHYSVATTFLAKQFDDIGRAIGVHVAGGPIAGLAAPPLAALVGSRYGWRAGILLGAAVAVPVFALFAWRVRPTEPVRPDQAIRERFELAALVELLSRPPILYTTALATMGAFTWQATASFLPTFLDVGSGLSTALSALLFSLYFLVHGGTQPVTGSLSDRFGRDVTAMGTMSAGIVGYGLLVATARFGLGLAPTVAAVCFVGVAMSWGAPVQSRFMDLLSDAERGAGFGLVRTAYMVLGASGSVVVGTVSDVAGWEAAFGLLAGVMALGLVTLLANRALRLGY, encoded by the coding sequence GTGAACTGGCGGTACCGGCACACGGCGCTCGCCCTCTGCACGCTCGCGTTCACCGCGACGATGGTCGCGCGGCTGGTCATCAGCCCGCTGGTCCCGCAGATCACGACGCGGTTCGGCGTCACGAACGCGACGGTCGGCCTCGCGCTCTCGGGGATGTGGCTGGCGTACGCGCTCGCACAGTTCCCCTCCGGCGTGCTCGGCGACCGGTACGGGGAGCGCGCCGTCATCCTGACCGCGGTCGGGGCCACCGCGGTCGCCTCCCTGCTGATCGCCGTCTCCCCGTCGATCGCCGTCTTCATGCTGTTCACGGTGATCCTCGGCGCGGGCGCCGGGCTCCACTACTCGGTGGCGACGACGTTCCTCGCCAAGCAGTTCGACGACATCGGTCGCGCCATCGGCGTCCACGTCGCCGGCGGGCCGATCGCCGGGCTCGCCGCGCCGCCGCTCGCCGCGCTCGTCGGGTCCCGGTACGGCTGGCGGGCCGGGATCCTCCTCGGCGCCGCGGTCGCGGTGCCCGTGTTCGCCCTGTTCGCGTGGCGGGTGCGGCCCACGGAGCCGGTCCGGCCCGACCAGGCGATCCGCGAGCGGTTCGAGCTCGCGGCTCTCGTCGAACTGCTCTCGCGGCCGCCGATCCTCTACACGACCGCGCTGGCGACGATGGGAGCGTTCACGTGGCAGGCGACCGCGTCGTTCCTCCCGACGTTCCTCGACGTCGGGAGCGGCCTCTCGACGGCGCTGTCGGCGCTGCTGTTCTCGCTGTACTTCCTCGTCCACGGCGGGACCCAACCGGTCACGGGCTCGCTCTCCGATCGGTTCGGCCGCGACGTGACGGCCATGGGAACGATGAGCGCGGGGATCGTCGGCTACGGGCTCCTCGTCGCGACGGCGCGGTTCGGCCTCGGGCTCGCCCCGACGGTCGCCGCCGTCTGTTTCGTCGGCGTCGCGATGTCGTGGGGCGCGCCCGTCCAGTCGCGGTTCATGGACCTGCTCTCCGACGCCGAGCGCGGCGCCGGCTTCGGGCTCGTCCGGACCGCGTACATGGTGCTCGGGGCGTCCGGCAGCGTCGTCGTCGGGACCGTCTCCGACGTCGCGGGCTGGGAGGCAGCCTTCGGCCTGCTCGCGGGCGTGATGGCGCTCGGGCTGGTCACGCTGCTCGCGAACCGGGCGCTGAGACTAGGCTACTGA
- a CDS encoding type II toxin-antitoxin system RelE family toxin → MTEVEYTEQALSHLESLDPQVADRVMNKVDEATEWTEHRLEPLSGYPYHKLRAGDYRAIVTWNRAADIVRVEAVGHRRNVYDRHLPP, encoded by the coding sequence ATGACTGAGGTCGAGTACACCGAGCAGGCGCTTTCTCATCTCGAATCCCTCGATCCGCAGGTCGCCGATCGGGTCATGAACAAGGTCGACGAAGCGACGGAGTGGACCGAACACAGATTGGAACCGCTCTCCGGCTACCCGTACCACAAACTGCGAGCCGGCGACTACCGGGCCATCGTCACCTGGAATCGGGCCGCCGACATCGTTCGTGTCGAGGCCGTCGGTCACCGCAGGAACGTGTACGATCGACACCTCCCGCCCTGA
- a CDS encoding QcrA and Rieske domain-containing protein, with protein MTGDATAPDRDGREGHEGGDSDGSDGRALPESGDRCDACPEGDDGIAVDPTIYESFWRDARAELERRDYAKLLATVGGITAVGSLAAPVAGLTRVFDRKYQGPVYTDGVPLVDAAGERVGEDRLSPGELLTVFPEPRPGIEDAPTLLVRFEESAYASEVRDEYVVSGYAAFSKVCTHAGCMVDGRDGTVLVCPCHSGRFDPTTGARVVGGPPPRSLPQLPITVSSDGYLVATGDFQGPVGAGGE; from the coding sequence ATGACCGGTGACGCGACCGCCCCCGACCGCGACGGGCGAGAGGGGCACGAGGGCGGCGACTCCGACGGTTCCGACGGACGCGCCCTCCCCGAGAGCGGCGACCGCTGTGACGCCTGTCCCGAGGGAGACGACGGGATCGCGGTCGACCCCACCATCTACGAGTCGTTCTGGCGGGACGCGCGGGCCGAGCTCGAGCGGCGCGACTACGCGAAGCTGCTCGCGACCGTGGGCGGGATCACCGCGGTCGGCAGTCTCGCCGCGCCGGTCGCCGGGCTGACGCGCGTCTTCGACCGCAAGTACCAGGGCCCGGTGTACACCGACGGGGTCCCGCTCGTCGACGCTGCGGGCGAGCGGGTCGGAGAGGACCGCCTCTCCCCGGGCGAACTGCTCACCGTGTTCCCGGAGCCGCGGCCGGGGATCGAGGACGCGCCGACCCTCCTGGTCCGGTTCGAGGAGTCAGCGTACGCGAGCGAGGTGCGCGACGAGTACGTCGTCAGCGGCTACGCCGCCTTCTCGAAGGTCTGCACCCACGCCGGCTGCATGGTCGACGGCCGCGACGGCACCGTGCTCGTCTGTCCGTGTCACTCCGGCCGCTTCGATCCGACGACCGGGGCGCGGGTCGTCGGCGGACCGCCGCCGCGGTCGCTCCCGCAGCTCCCGATCACGGTGTCGAGCGACGGGTACCTCGTCGCGACCGGCGACTTCCAGGGGCCCGTCGGCGCGGGGGGTGAGTGA
- a CDS encoding NUDIX hydrolase — METTRHFTATTYVVNDGATALHAHDRLGIRLPPGGHVDRDELPHEAALREVREETGLTAELVATESSIEGPNTRGLPEPAHLMLHDINVHEDGSVGHQHVDHLYFARVDSREIAPGGDDEADPDAWRWYTPTELAASDLQPDVIELGREAIAAVDDA, encoded by the coding sequence ATGGAGACCACCCGTCACTTCACCGCGACGACGTACGTCGTCAACGACGGCGCGACCGCGCTCCACGCCCACGATCGGCTCGGGATCCGGCTCCCGCCGGGCGGCCACGTCGACCGCGACGAGCTGCCCCACGAGGCGGCGCTCCGCGAGGTCCGCGAGGAGACCGGCCTGACCGCCGAGCTGGTCGCGACCGAGTCGTCGATCGAGGGGCCGAACACGCGCGGCCTGCCGGAGCCGGCTCACCTCATGCTCCACGACATCAACGTCCACGAGGACGGGTCGGTGGGCCACCAGCACGTCGATCACCTCTACTTCGCCCGCGTCGACTCCCGCGAGATCGCGCCGGGCGGCGACGACGAGGCCGACCCGGACGCGTGGCGCTGGTACACACCGACCGAGCTGGCCGCGAGCGACCTGCAGCCGGACGTGATCGAGCTCGGTCGCGAAGCGATCGCGGCCGTCGACGACGCGTAG